In the Streptomyces fradiae ATCC 10745 = DSM 40063 genome, GCCCGGCCGCCACTACGCCCACAACGCCGCCGCGGCCCTCGCCGCCGGCTCCCGCGCGGGCGTCGACCCGGCCGAGCTGGCCCGCGCCCTCACCGCGTACACGGGCGTCGGCCGCCGCCTCCAGTCCAAGGGCGAGGCCGCGGGCGTGCAGGTCATCGACTCCTACGCGCACCACCCCACCGAGATGACCGCCGACCTGGAGGCGATGCGCGCGGCCGCCGGGACCGACCGCCGCCTCCTCGTCGTCTTCCAGCCGCACCTGTTCTCCCGCACCCAGGAGCTGGGCACGGAGATGGGCCGGGCCCTCGCGCTCGCCGACGAGTCGCTCGTCCTCGACATCTACCCGGCCCGCGAGGACCCGATCCCGGGCGTCACCAGCGCCGTGATCACCGAAGCGGCGACGGCGGCCGGGGCGCGGGTCACCGCCGTCCACGACAAGGCGGAGGTCCCCGAGGCGATCGCGGGAATGGCGCGGCCCGGCGATCTCGTTCTCACCATGGGCGCAGGCGACGTCACGGACCTCGGCCCGAGGATCCTCGACCGCCTGGCGCACTGACGGTCCGAGCCGAGGGAGCTGACCAGACCATGCCGTACGAGGTCGACAAGCCGGACGAGCAGTGGCGCGCCGAGCTGTCCCCGCGGGAGTACCACGTCCTGCGCGAGGCCGGCACGGAGCCGCCGTTCACCGGCGAGTACACCGACACGAAGACCAGGGGCGTCTACTCCTGCCGCGCCTGCGGGGCGGAGCTCTTCACGTCCGAGACGAAGTTTGCCTCCCACTGCGGCTGGCCGAGCTTCTACGACCCGAAGGACACCGACGCGGTCGAACTGGTCGAGGACCGCACCCTCGGCATGGTCCGCACCGAGGTCCGCTGCGCCCGCTGCGGCTCCCACCTGGGCCACGTCTTCGAGGGCGAGGGCTACCCGACCCCGACGGACCAGCGCTACTGCATCAACTCGATCTCGCTGAGGCTCGCCCCCGAGGGGGAGTGACCTCGCGCGGACGCCCGTCCGGCGCGGCCCCGGGCGCCCCGCCGCGGAGGCCCGGACGTACCGCGACCGCCGCTCCCCTCGGGGGTGCGGCGGTCGCCCCGTTCCCGGTGGCCGGACGGCCGGGTGGGTCAGGAGAGCTTGCCGTCGTAGTCGGGGAGCTTGAAGGTGCGTTCGGCGTGGCCGCCGGCCAGGTCGCTGGGGCGGTTGCCGATGTTGGCGATGATCTTGTAGCCCTTGGCCTCGATCTCGGCGCGCTTCTCCGTCTTGTACGCGGAGACCTCGGCGAACAGGTCCGGCAGGTCGCGGACGTACAGGCCGTCCACCGGGTAGCCGACGGAGCGGAGGTTGCGGGCCGTCAGGTCGTGGATGATGCCGGGGCGGGCCGTCACGAAGAAGACGTCGACGCCGCGGGTGTCGGCGTAGCGGGCCAGGTCGAGGGCGGGGCGGACGGCCGGGGTCGGGTACTC is a window encoding:
- the msrB gene encoding peptide-methionine (R)-S-oxide reductase MsrB, whose protein sequence is MPYEVDKPDEQWRAELSPREYHVLREAGTEPPFTGEYTDTKTRGVYSCRACGAELFTSETKFASHCGWPSFYDPKDTDAVELVEDRTLGMVRTEVRCARCGSHLGHVFEGEGYPTPTDQRYCINSISLRLAPEGE